AACAAACATCAACTGACCTGCTGCATGTTTGAGACCAGAAACCCTTCACTCTCCTCCCGGCCCCACGCTGCCAGCTGCTGGCTTCCCGGTCAGGGAAGGCTCTGATAGTCGGAGCCCAGAGCACCCATCTCAGACccagcctgcccccggccccacacctgttaccttctccagcagcagctgaAGCGTCTTGCGTGTGACACAGCAGCGGCTGTCCGGCTCCCGCTGTTCCTGGACCAAGCTTCTGTTCTGGGCCGTGCATTCAGCCTCACACAGGAGTCCTGGGCGGAGGGAAAGTAGGGAAGGTGCCAAGTGAAGTAACCAAGTCTGATTCGCTGGGAGTGGCCTCATGGGGGTCCCCCCCCATGTCACCTCAGGCAGCATGGGCCTCTGagagtgggaggagagggggagactcGCCCAGCAAAGCAGCGCTGGCTCCCGTGACAGCATGAGGTCACCGGGAATgtgaactcacagccctgagaTGCTCCACCCAGATGGGGGAGATCAGCCGGCTTCAGCGGCGGGGCATGGAGGGAGCGGGGTAGCAGAGAGCAAACCCTGAATGCTGCCAGCCCTGGATCCACGCCCCTGCATGAGCACAAGGGATGGGAGCCTGCACCCGGCACGGCCATGGCAGGATGTCCAAGGGTGAGAGGATGCCGCAGGGACGTACCTGACGGGCATTTCTCAAAGCCCTTGGTGAGGCACAGTTTGTCGCTCAAGATCTTCCCCAGCAGCGTGGGCACAAAGAGAACCGGGCGCAGCTGGGCCAGCTTGTGGGGTCTCACCAGCGTGTATGGCATCAGCGTGaagcagctccctgcctgcaggCAGATCCGGGGGCAGGCTGGGCAGATACAAAGGGACAGCAGGACGGTCAGGTGAACCCAGGGCAGGGGAACCCCCATTACTgccaggcagctgcagggctggggctacGCTGGGGAGGCGGATTCGTGGCAGCTGGCACAGGGCCTGGCATCAGCAAAGGGAACGCAGCGGGCAGCTGAGTGCGACAGCAAGAACAATCTAGCCTGTGCCCTTGTTCGTCAGACAGCCAAGGCTGGATTTCTAGGGGGGCTAGCGCTGGGATTCACCTGGCCAGCCCCAGGAGTCAGGCTCTGGGCTCTCCGACAGCTCTAGCTAACAACGCACCGTCCGCCTTGTTGGGATCGTAGACGTTACACTCGATGGACGACCACAGAGGGTTGATCTTGCTCTTGTCTGTGCTGATGATCCGCACCAGCTTTGGCTGCCCCCCTGAAGACTGCAGATCGGAGAGGAGAGACCTTGAGTTAGCCCCCAGGGATgcagagcagccccccccccgccccccactggtGAGACGCCAGCCCGGACACCAGCGTTCAGCAGCTGTCTGACTTGCTGCAATGATTGCTCACCGTAGGCCAAGCGACGGCCCCTGGATACCACCCAGCCCACCGTGCGGCATTAACCtccacccctgggctgccccaagcCCGCGGCACGGCGTTCAGTGCTGACAGACTGTCCCATTCCCCTCTCCCACGGCTGCAGCACCTCTGCGGGGCCCTGCTCAGAGATCAGGGCACAGCAAGTGAATCTCTCCCCAGGGATTCTGCGCACCCAGGCCTCCAGGCCGGGTCCCCTGCGCCCCAAGTTCTGTTACCTTCCGAGCAGACGTGGTCTGCTGGGCCATGTCCTGGATAAGGCCGATGAGCCGTTGCTGAGCCCTAGAGAGCGGGGGAAGCAGAGCGTGGTTGGTTAGAGAGGGGATTAGCTAGCCCCAGGCAAGGGGGCAGGTATCTCAGCCAGTGAACCCTTCCCATGCACGCTGGGCTGCGGCAGCCACATAAAAGAGCCGCGGACTTGGAGCCAAAGAAAAGCATCAAAGAGTCCAGGTCACAAGCAGACAGCTGGCTGGGCTGGAAAGGAGCTGGCAGACCACGGGCATGTCTGTGCCAGGCCAGAGAGGGGCATTAAATACCCTGAGGCAGCTGCAAAAGCAGCAGGAATATTGATCTGGGGAATGAGGCTGCAGGCATCTTGGAGGTTTCGATGGgctgcagccccccctccccaccagtgctGGGACACGTCTGCCTGATGAGCCCAGTACACCCCTGCTCTTGGTGGGTggaggctgtggggctgggggaggtacATTCTCTGGGGCTGTGCCACACTCTGCAATGCCCAAGAGGAGCTGTGCTAGGCTGGTACCACATGGGCACATCTATCAGCAGCTGCGCCAGGCCAGGGAAATGCTCTTTGCTGCATGGGATCATCGATCATGCCACTCCCTGGCAGGGCTGTGTTGCATGAAGGggactgtgcaggcagagctctgacACCTAGGAGCAGGCTCCCCCCGGCACGCTGCACAGGCCACTCACTGGTAGTAGTTGGGGACGATGCCTGCGTCCATGTCCTTCATGCTGTAGGGATTCACCCGGCAGGCACTCCACTGGCTCTCGCCAAAGAACATGGTGTCCGTGACGTGGAGGACGTCATTGCACTGCACCGGCAGCTCCCCCGCTGCCTTCCCTTCCAGGGCCAGGTTGGCCCGGATGTAGAACGAGTCACCCGAGGTCACCACCTTGTTCTCTAGGTCACTCACCAGCCTCTTGTAACCTGGAGAGCAAGAGAGGAGGGCAGCAGGGCGTGGGGGAGGCGAGTGTGCAGCAGGGCATGGGCAGGGGAGTGTGCAATGGGGAGGGGAGCGTGCAGCAGGGCATGGGCAGGGGAGTGTGcaatggggaggggagtgtgcaATGCGGAGGGGAGTGTGCAGTAGGGCATGGGCAGGGGAGTGTGCAATGGGGAGGGGAGCGTGCAGCAGGGCATGAGCAAGGGAGTGTGcaatggggaggggagtgtgcaGCGGGGAGGGGAGCGTGCAGCAGGGCATGGGCAGGGGTGTGTGCAACGGGGAGGGGAGTGTGCAATGCGGAGGGGAGTGTGCAGCAGGGCATGGGCAGGGGAGTGTGCAATGGGGAGGGAAGTGTGCAGCGGGGAGGGGAGCGTGCAGCAGGGCATGGGCAGGGGTGTGTGCAACGGGGAGGGGATGCATTGGGGCCGGGAGGACGTGCGGCTACAGCAGGAGGGACTGGGGCAGACTGGAAGGGATTACGGGGGCGGGAACCGTGCAGGGAACTGAAGCAGGGCGATGGGAGGGGGATGTGCTAATGAGCAGCAATTGCCTCTGGGCGCCCCTTGCCTTGGCAGAAGGCTGCAGCCCTTCCCCATTGcgcgtggctggaggagccagcgGCGGTGGATGGATGCAGGCTGAGGAGGGCACGAGAGGGACTTACCCTCCATGTTCATTCTGACTGACAGGCAGCAGAAGCCATTCACCCTCTTCAGGACCCAAAGCGCCTCCTCCAGGGTTGCATCTTCCAGGATGGCCTTGAATGCTGGGTCTGTGACTTCATAATCCACCTGCAGGGGGCACCAGGTGCAGAGAGACGGGGTGGGCTTAGCAAAGAGAACGCTCACCTGGGGGCCCGCAGCCCCGTCCCACCCGACGTCTGGGAGAGACGCACATTCGGGGAGAATGAACTCTCCCCATCTGCTCCCCAGTACCCcggaggggtggggctgcccgGCCGGGGACTCAGGGTCATGAGCGGGGGAGCAGAGACCTGGCTATTGGAAGGCCAGACTGGGCTAGCAGGACACTTGCATGCAGCCGGTGCCATTAGGCACAAAGAGCCCAGCTGCAAGGCAGGCAGCAGATATCCTGGGTCAATCAGTCTGTTAGCTGGGTCTGGGCACCCGCCCCTCCGGCGCAGTGAACGGGCCCTTGCGAGCTTCTGGCATATCCCACTCGCTTCCCCCAACCCCAGGAGGGGAACTTGGTGGCTGCCCAGCAGCACGAcccagctccttggggcaggagtgGAAAGCGATCTCCTTGCTGCATGGGAACCGCAGGGCACACGAGAGAGGACGAATGGGGAGACCTCGGCCGGAGCGCTGGGTCCAGCTCTGGACCTCTCGCTTTAAGAAACGTGGACAGActggagagagcccagaggagagcaacaaaaatgacccaaggttttgaaaacctgacctctgaggaaaggtgaaaacgctgggcttgtttagtcctgagaaaagaagccgagggtgggggggcaaaggggggggaCCTGGTACCAGTCTGCAGGTGTGTTAAGGGCTGTGTGGACGAGAAAGGGATCAATCGCTCTCCTTGTCCACCGAGGAACACgcttactctgcagcaagggagagttcGGTTAGCGATTGGGAAAGACTCTCCGGTTCTAAGGACAGCTCAGCACGGGCACAGGCTGTGGActcctgtcattggaggtttgtaagaacaggttagacagaccCCTGCCGGGATGGGTGAGGTgaccctggccctgcctcagggcagggggacaaACTGCCTGGCCTCTTGAGGGCTCTTCCAGCCCtacgtctatgattctatgaatgtagcCGCCCGAGCTGGAATTCAGCCAGGACACCAGGCACCCGCCGTGGTCTAGCGAGATCCCATCAGTCAGGACCTTGGCTTGGCCGCTCACCTGAAGAGCAGCGCTTACAACGACTCAGCGCCCGGGGAATGCCAGGCTCGGGCATTCGTTCTGGGCCTTAGTTCAGGGCGATGTGACTGCCGATGAGTGTGAGGGACTAACGAGAGACTGGCGGAGAGGGAGAGATACGGGGCAGGCGGGCACAGACAGGCAGAGAGGAGACATCAAGTCCCTTACCACCATGATCTGATTGCCTGGGGACAGAGACATCTCGTCGGCAACTGAGCCGGGAGTGACCCTGTGAATGAAGATGCCCGTCTGGTTGCCCCCGATGATGCTGATCTGCTCCAGCAGGGCAGTGCCGTGGAAGGCAATGGTGGTGATGCGGCTCAGGATGCGCCGTGCGGGCCGCCGGCGAATGGGcgtgctggggagggaagggagacacTTCATGTGAGGCAGTGGAAACAGCCAGTTCCAAGaaacccctcctccaccctgcaCCACCCCACTTCCCTTCAGGGAGTTCACACTAAGGGCCCAGCTGCTATCTCAAGAGGTGACCCCAGAAGCTCAACTACCCCCCATCTGTGCTAAACAGGGCAAGTGTGCCAAGGAACCAGCGCTAGCCAGAGGCAAAGCTTAATAGGTGCCGAGGTTTGCCAGGGGTCAGCCCCAGCCGCTCCTCTGTCAGTGGCGTGTAGCACGGTGCACACGTGtggaggagaggtgggggtggCCCTTGGGCTGCAGCCAAGTGACTATGGGATTCCTGCCTTAGACAGTCCTCGCTCAGGAACAATAAGCCCGCAGCAAGCTTGGGCGTGAATTTACCCGCATTAGCCTGCGCGCTTGGTCTGACTCTCGTGTGCACCCGGCTGAGGTGCACTTACAGCTTGTCGGAGCCCTGCCATCTAGTCCTCCTTGAACTAGATcaaaggcagcagcagcccctctgctgAGCAGCACCCCTGGATTTCTATCCCGGAGCTGGCTGAGAGCTCAGCACGCAGCGCGTGACTGCGAGAACACAAACAGGAGCTCTGCCCAGGAGCTGGCCGCCTAGCAGTTCTCACCAAGATCCCAGGGATCAGGCCCTCACCCTGCTTTACTCCAGGCTCCCGTAGGGCAGAGCCCTCCCTAATGGGGGGCAGAAATCCGTGGGCAGCGTGACGTACCTCTCAGAGGCCGACGGGTCTAAGTCGAGCAGCTGGGCATTGCCCTCTGAAATGAAGGACAGTTTGAACCAGTGGAGGCAAAGGGACAAGcaaaggaggatgaagaaaaccCCGAAACAGGCCCCCTCCCCTCAGTAGTCTCCCCCCGGCACCCctggcagcctgggcaggaggcagggtccATTGCTAGCACCACACCCATTTGGCTGGTGAGCCCAGAGATCAGCTGTCACCCAGCCTGCTGCACCGGGCACAGATACGGCCCCCGGAGCCACCTCCTGGGCCCCTTGTGGGgatggcactgggctgggagggcCTGCTCTGCAGCAGAGGATCCCAGACTTCGGGTCATGGTGGCCCTATTAGTGCAtcagtggggggaagggctggagctGACAGACAGGGCGAAGTCACAAGACCCTCAGCTCCCCATGGAAACAAGGCGCTTGGGTCATGCCCTTGGGTGATGCAAGCAGACAACAGAGTCTGCTCTCAGCTGCTCGTTGCCAGTAGGGAAAGGAAACACCCACCGTCCTTCTCCACCATCTCATACTCCAAGTCGGACGActccgccttctcccctgcaATGAGACTGAAATCCACCTCCAGGAActcctgggagctgctgcaggggacaGGAGAGAGGGGACGAGGCAGGTCAGcttgtgcagaagagaagagcgtGCCCCTCCCACAGCATCCCGCTGCACAGCTGGAGAGACGGGGAGCCACGCGGCCCAAGCAGGAGGGTTTCAAACAGCCCTGGCTAGTGGCTAACGGAACATATAGCCTGGCACATGGGGGCAATGCCAAGCAGAAGGCCCTGTCGCATgagcaaccctctgccccacccagcaaGCGACGTGCTGCTAGGAACAGGGCAAACCAGGGCTGCAGCATGTGCCACCCTGCAGAGGCTGGAAGAGATGGGGAAGCCCCAGTGCATCCGTACCTCGTGGAGAGGGAGCTCTCTAGGCACTCCTGCGTGGCTCTCTTCTGCAGGGAGAGCTTACAGGGCGGGACAGGGCTGCACGACCGGAAGCTCTCTGGCAGCTCGTGGCTCGTCTTCACGCCGAAATCTGAGCACAGCTGCAAGGGAGGGACCATTAGCGTGAATGGCCATTGCTAACCTCTCTGTTCATTCCCACGCCCGGGCCCCCACGTGCCAGGCTCATGCCCACGGAGCTGTGGCCAGAACAaggcaggccctgccctcccctcagcagtagGGCTTGGTGGGCCCTGCCCTCTGGCTGTCATCATGCCACGAGGGGAACTGCCAGGGGGAAAGGAGCCTCCCCAGGGCTGCGTGGGAAGACAAGGGGCTGGGGGCGGCAGGAAAGGTCCCGCACCTCGGACACGCTGACCCTGCCCTGGCTCTCGTCTCCGGGGCAGATGGCATGCATGCGCACCAGCCGCTGTTTCCTCTTTGGCCACTGCTCCCCCGGCTCCAGGCTAGCAAGACCTTCCCCCTTCACCTGCCGAGCAAGCAAACAGCACAGAGAATGGGGTCAGAAAGAGCGGCCATGGGCGATGGTATAATAGcctagggaaggctgtgcctccccaaacagccccacgtggccctgcccacactccgtcccaaggccccctcctgctgctagctggccccggcccagcctgcGGGGGCTGGGGATAGGGCAGCTGGGACGGGGCTGCCCAGCGCTGGGGGGACCCCCTGTGCCGGGGCCGCGCCACTGAGCGCTCCCAGGCTGAGGGGGAGGCTGCGTGCCATCCGCCGGGTGCTCTGGGACAGGGCTACGCACCACCTGCCCGCCGGCccagtgctccggggctggaggcaCTCGGGTGACCCATggcggaggggaggaggggggtctgtgCTTGGGGGCagaagtggggtgggagggggcggggcctcaggcggaaggggtgggCCCGGCCAGGGGCTAGCGTCCCCAAGCCCGttgttcacccaccgcccatgaggGCCGCACTCCCACGCGGGAAGGGGGTGCGGGACAGGTGTTACCAGACGGGCTGACACAGGGATCCCAGCTTGTGCCCTTTGCTCTCAGATTCCCATCGCTTGGGGGGGTCTTGGCTGGTGGCCAAAAAGCCGTGATCTGGCCTCTGGGCTGGGCACAGGACCAGCTGGATTTCACAGCACAAAGAGTGCCCCAGCCTCTCACCCCGTGCACCCTGCTGTCCAGCTCCGCCTGCTGCTGACTGGCCTGCTTCCTCAGCTCACAGATCTGCTCCGTCAGCTCAAACACTTTCCTGCGGAGGGAATCCTTCTCCAGCAGGTTCTGGGAGATCTCCAGCTGGGCCGAGTCCCTCGCGCAGTATGCCTGGGGGGACAAACACGTCAGGGACAGGAGGTTTGGAGCAAAGTGCTGGGGATCCCTGGGCGAGGCACAGCCGGGTGCAGAGGGACAGACACTGACAGTGTGGTCAGGGCAGAGAGCGCGAGAGACCGGCTTAGGGCTGTATGACTTCACAGAGAAatggggaaaggggaaggaggcCATGGCTACAAACAACAGGCACCCGGGCTAGCCAGCTGAAGCCCAGCCCCGCAGCACGAGGGAGAGGCCTTGTGGCCACTGGGCTCCAAACACAGCCACAAGCCCAGCGAGCTGAAGAATCTCCATTCACTGTGGCTTGATCAATCCCAAGGCCAGCAGAGACCACTGGGACCGtgtggtctgaccccctgcatgacaCCAGCCAAAGAACGCCCCAAAATCAGTCTGTGCGCTTGCGGCCACCTTGTTCAGCACCAGGGTCTGAACCAGGGACCTGCAGAGCTGATAGCACCAGCCGCGACTGCTTGAGCTAAGGAGCCCAGCTGTGTAGTGGGGCTGTAACAGAATCCCATTCTCTGGGGGGCAGGCCCAGAGGAGACACCCCCTGAGCAGGGGATATACATGCAATCTGCCACTCCCATACAGAGGAagacctccacccccacccagccagGCGGGCAGGGACCCCTGGGTACCTGATCTCGCTCCTTCTGCAGCTCGGCCACTTGCCCCTGCAAGGCACTGATTTTCTCCTTGTAGATCTCACAATCCACCTTCATTTTGTGGCACTCAATCAGGGTGTGCTCCTTCTCCTCCCAGTACTGAAGGGAGACACAGGGAGTCAGGTGGGCAGCAGGGTCAGGAGGGAGCCAGCAAAGGGGACAGGTGAAAGCCCCCAAGAACAGTTGTCCCGCCCTGAGGGAGACGGATCCTGGATCTGGTCTCCCAAGGTTACCTGCAGTCCCCTGCATAGGCCAGTTTGGTGGCCCCCTTGGCCAGATTTCCATGCTGTGTGGCAAGGCAGGGCTTTTACCCATGTGGTTAGTGGGGCCAGCCAGCAGACGACACcccatggggtggggaaggaggttgggaGAAGATGCCCTGCTCCATAAACCTCGGGTTTGCCTTTGATCCACTCCCCATTTTAGGGGTGATTCCTCCAGCACCTGTTCCCAGTTCCTCAGGCCTGGCAGCTCTGACCTGCTTGCGCTGATTCTCAGCGATCACTGCCTGCTCCCTCAGCGAGTGGATTCGATTGAGGAGCTCCTGTTTGCCCTCCAGAGCCTCATCCAGGTTCTGCTCCAGGATATCCTTCTGCACCTGGCCAAGCAACACCAGCAGGTTAGCGGGGCTCCCCCAAGGTCCGGAACGAGGCTGctgcccaggcagctctgtgcatccCGGCTAGACCTAGGGGATCTGACTCCCCAGGAAACCCTGTTCCCACCATGGCTCCCGGACTGCCCACGAGGGAGCTGG
The window above is part of the Chrysemys picta bellii isolate R12L10 chromosome 12, ASM1138683v2, whole genome shotgun sequence genome. Proteins encoded here:
- the CARD14 gene encoding caspase recruitment domain-containing protein 14, which produces MRNQEEAKFGALLLPDGCLPRPSAPAMAVPCQADTELRDLDEEQLWEILESHRYRIVRSTCPNRLTPYLRQAKVLDQLDEEEVLHGPQFTNSAMRVGHMLDLLKTRGKNGALAFLESLKLHNPDTYTLITGLEPSIDLNNFSGLIETSKLTECLAKAVNSLQEELTQEKHQKASLLHHCRQLKDRVSQLEAQNKCLRDIEAEHNRMKREVSSHFHEMLKLKDEMYNLSMHYTNALQEKDLAITRSQGLQEELYLMKQELQRARVETYYEKERSLRMPSDPQPQLDELLQLREENEKLRSLVELETFSLVQKDILEQNLDEALEGKQELLNRIHSLREQAVIAENQRKQYWEEKEHTLIECHKMKVDCEIYKEKISALQGQVAELQKERDQAYCARDSAQLEISQNLLEKDSLRRKVFELTEQICELRKQASQQQAELDSRVHGVKGEGLASLEPGEQWPKRKQRLVRMHAICPGDESQGRVSVSELCSDFGVKTSHELPESFRSCSPVPPCKLSLQKRATQECLESSLSTSSSQEFLEVDFSLIAGEKAESSDLEYEMVEKDEGNAQLLDLDPSASESTPIRRRPARRILSRITTIAFHGTALLEQISIIGGNQTGIFIHRVTPGSVADEMSLSPGNQIMVVDYEVTDPAFKAILEDATLEEALWVLKRVNGFCCLSVRMNMEGYKRLVSDLENKVVTSGDSFYIRANLALEGKAAGELPVQCNDVLHVTDTMFFGESQWSACRVNPYSMKDMDAGIVPNYYQAQQRLIGLIQDMAQQTTSARKSSGGQPKLVRIISTDKSKINPLWSSIECNVYDPNKADACPRICLQAGSCFTLMPYTLVRPHKLAQLRPVLFVPTLLGKILSDKLCLTKGFEKCPSGLLCEAECTAQNRSLVQEQREPDSRCCVTRKTLQLLLEKDVHSLLDVGLERVQALHAAGIYPILLLISISEKNAKKLKKALQRLGATEEQLLDCVRREEAQLEKVPCLYGTLAPNTWSDLDALVSAVRAAVANEQKKIVWIEQDRH